A single Pseudomonas sp. MM223 DNA region contains:
- the antA gene encoding Anthranilate 1,2-dioxygenase large subunit (*Name antA), with product MSNLIPAINLAIDPAELVQPDRVHTSLYTDPALFDAELDKIFHSTWIWVAHESEIPEAGSYKTTYIGKQPVIVVRDRKKAINVLLNRCRHRGATVCEHKKGKTNSFVCPYHGWGYALDGSLRGIPHPESYGDCLDKAELPLVSLRTESYAGMVFATFKDDIEPLEDFLGAARKWMDLFMKQGAGYGIKVPGEHRFRFPGNWKIQLENTTDAYHFPLVHKSFLSSVDEQTLELFDFVKGPGYVEDLGNGHSVMVMIPDLVDLEADLDKPIPERFESLAAELRDEGIDELQVRRIVRAVGGSGFNLNLFPNVACSMAFFRVLQPISVNETEIHHAVITMDGGPAAANRYRLRLHEHFQGPMGFGTPDDSEAWERVQKGARAGEDLWIMLNRGLPGETPSADGLISDVSAETGMRAAYQQWKKMMTAEAK from the coding sequence GTGAGCAACCTGATACCCGCCATCAACCTGGCAATCGACCCGGCCGAACTGGTGCAGCCCGACCGTGTTCATACCTCGCTGTACACCGACCCCGCGCTGTTCGATGCCGAGCTGGACAAGATCTTCCACAGCACCTGGATCTGGGTCGCCCATGAAAGCGAAATCCCCGAAGCCGGCAGCTACAAGACCACCTACATCGGCAAGCAGCCGGTAATTGTGGTGCGCGACCGCAAGAAGGCCATCAACGTGCTGCTCAACCGTTGCCGCCACCGGGGCGCCACCGTGTGCGAGCACAAGAAAGGCAAGACCAACAGCTTTGTCTGCCCGTACCACGGCTGGGGCTATGCCCTGGACGGTTCGCTGCGCGGCATCCCGCACCCGGAAAGCTACGGCGACTGCCTGGACAAGGCCGAGCTGCCCTTGGTCAGCCTGCGTACCGAAAGCTACGCCGGCATGGTCTTCGCCACGTTCAAGGACGATATCGAGCCGCTGGAGGACTTCCTCGGTGCGGCCAGGAAGTGGATGGACCTGTTCATGAAGCAGGGCGCCGGCTATGGCATCAAGGTGCCGGGCGAACACCGCTTCCGCTTCCCTGGCAACTGGAAGATCCAGCTGGAAAACACCACCGACGCCTACCACTTCCCGCTGGTGCACAAAAGCTTCCTGTCTTCGGTCGATGAGCAGACCCTGGAGCTGTTCGACTTCGTCAAAGGCCCAGGCTATGTCGAGGACCTGGGCAATGGCCACAGCGTGATGGTGATGATCCCTGACCTGGTGGACCTTGAGGCCGACCTCGACAAACCGATCCCGGAGCGGTTCGAAAGCCTGGCCGCCGAACTGCGCGACGAAGGCATCGACGAGTTGCAGGTGCGGCGCATTGTGCGCGCGGTCGGTGGCTCGGGCTTCAACCTCAACCTGTTCCCCAATGTGGCCTGCTCGATGGCGTTCTTCCGTGTGTTGCAGCCGATTTCGGTGAACGAAACCGAGATCCACCACGCGGTCATCACCATGGACGGCGGCCCGGCAGCGGCCAACCGCTACCGCCTGCGCCTGCACGAGCACTTCCAGGGGCCGATGGGCTTCGGCACGCCGGACGACTCCGAGGCGTGGGAGCGGGTGCAGAAGGGCGCCCGCGCCGGTGAAGACCTGTGGATCATGCTCAACCGTGGCCTGCCGGGTGAAACACCCAGCGCCGATGGCCTGATTTCCGACGTCAGTGCCGAGACCGGCATGCGCGCGGCGTACCAGCAGTGGAAGAAGATGATGACCGCGGAGGCCAAATGA
- the cmtAc gene encoding p-cumate 2,3-dioxygenase system, small oxygenase component (*Name cmtAc) — translation MMNLNLFNEVTAFIWQEGDMLDHGEYSGWLDLWTEKGTYIIPIDPRETDYENTLNYAYDDHHMRALRVQRLIGGESISTSPQPRTVRTLSRIRVLGDDGVNVTVRAAQNVREFRKESLKHYSADLTYTLVRAEGGFRIHRKVISLINSDDTLAGIGYIL, via the coding sequence ATGATGAACCTGAATCTGTTCAATGAAGTGACCGCGTTCATCTGGCAGGAAGGTGACATGCTCGACCATGGCGAGTACAGCGGCTGGCTTGACCTGTGGACCGAAAAAGGCACTTACATCATCCCGATCGACCCCAGGGAAACCGACTACGAGAACACCCTGAACTACGCCTATGACGACCACCACATGCGTGCCCTGCGCGTGCAGCGGCTGATCGGCGGCGAGTCGATTTCGACCAGCCCGCAGCCGCGTACCGTGCGCACCCTCTCGCGTATTCGCGTGCTGGGCGACGACGGCGTAAACGTCACCGTGCGCGCTGCGCAGAACGTGCGCGAGTTCCGCAAGGAAAGCCTCAAGCACTACAGCGCCGACCTCACCTACACCCTGGTGCGTGCCGAGGGCGGGTTCAGGATCCACCGCAAGGTGATCAGCCTGATCAACAGTGACGATACCCTCGCCGGTATCGGCTACATCCTCTGA